AGTGCGCCCACACCTCGGCATCGTGACCGAGATCCTTTCCCCGAAGGGCGACCAAGAGCCGGTGCGCCGAATCCCGGAGATCGGTGTGCTCCGCTGCCGCGAACGCGAGAAGCATCTCACCTCCATCCCGCAACAAGGGCAGAGCAAGGCTCGAGTCGACCCCCGTGGCAGCCAGCAAGCGCATCGTGCCGGTGAGGTGGAACAGTGCGGTGCCTCGGAGCATCTGGTGCAGTTCAGGAGCGACGGGACCCCAGTCCACCGGGCGTGGTGACGTCTGCGTGAACGAGGAGAGCACGAGACTCGCCATTGCGCCGACGGGACCATCCGCCTCCAACTGCGCGCGCAGGAGAGCGTGCAGCACTCGATCGTCGTTCGTGAAGTTCGACAGCAGTGCCACCGCAGCCATTCGGTTGCGAAAGTTCGGGTCCGCGTGCACGGCACTCAGAGCGGCCTCCCTGTCCGAGAGGCTCGCGTGCGCGGCGAGGAAGCGCCATACCCCGAGCACTGCAATGGAGTCGGCTCCCGAGAGACCTCGGAGCGCCGTTGAGTCGCCTCCTCGCCACGCTCGGTACCGCCACAGACTCATCTGAAATGGACCGGGATGCTCAGAAAGCACGAGGATTACCGGCGCCCACTCATGGCGGGGCGCGAGTGTGTCCATTGGCGCAATACGATGGCGCACGCGCGCAGAATCTTGAGGTTCCACGACAATCACGACGACGCGCTCGAGGGAGTCCCCCGGTAGCTCATATGAGGTTGCAGCGGCGTCCGCGAAGCCGAGCTGGTATCTCAATGCAGCTGCGCAGGCATGCGAATCGAGCGTAGTCCCGGGTGCGTACTTCGCGAGCGAATCCTGCATCATCGCGATTGTCCACCGCTGGAGACCGACGACCTCGATCGACTTACCGGGGACCAAGAGCACCGTCGGAGTGCGGCTGGGCGGCGAAGCGCACGCGGCGACCGCGAACGCCAGAATCGCACCTCGCAACACCGTCACGGTAGTCATCCGGCTAAGGCTCCAGTCGGCATAACGTGTGCTTCTGCTGTGAACGCTTCAATAGAAAGCAGTTGTGGGGCGGCCGCTAGGCCGTGTCTTTCCCAACAACCGGACGCCCCACAACTGCATCCGTACCCGCGTTCATCGGCAGCAAGCGGCGTTATACGGCGCCCGTCGCCGCGCACGCGTTCACGGTGAACCGGTGGAGGGCAACGTGGTCGTGTCGATGGCAATGGTCGAGTCGCCGAGCCGGCCGCGCACGCGGACAAAGTGCTGGGGATTCGGGTCGCTCGTGCAGACGTAGGCGATCCAGGAGTCGGCACCGACGAACCCGGCGAATCCACAATGGGCATCTCCGCCCGGCACCTCGATGCGCCGCGATCGAGCGAGTTGGCGGTAGTCCGGCACGGACCGCACCACGGCGAAAGCGCCATTGCGACCATCGAACTCCACGAACGCGATCCGTTGGCCCGTGGAGTCGAACGCGAATGTCGTGAGGCCGTCGACGAAGCCGGGGGGGAGCGGCAGGAACTCCGGGTCCGCCGCCGCCATCTGGCGCACGAGTCCGTGCGCGTAGCCGCAGCGATCACTGACCGCCGCAATGCGATAGCCGGCCACGGTGTCGAGAGTGAGTTCCTGCACCAAGAGCGGCGGGATGGCGGCGCTCGAGTCGATGAACACGACGAGCGGTACGGAGTCCTCATCGCAGGAACCAGACGAGAACTGCAGTCGCTCACGGCTCCACGACGTCGCGGGTTGCGCGTCAGGCGCCGCACCCACGTCCTGGCGTGCGCGCGGCTGCTCGGATTCCGCGCTACAGGCCGCGACCAGTGATACAAGAACGACTGTGCATGCTAGTTTCATCGCGCGTCAGTATAACGTCAGCTTGTGCTGTGGCCGATCGTATAAAATGCGGGTTGGCGGCCACGCCGGTCCTTCAGGAACGATAAAGCGGGGCCGCCAACCCGCTACCCTGGCCGGCCATCTGCACCAAGCGCCGTTAGCCGGCGGCACGCCGAACTCTGCCATCGGAGTGCCACGACTCGATGCTTCTCAGGTCTTCGGCCAGACGATGTGGGAGCTGTGCGCGCAATGCCTGCTCCGCGCTTGGGGATCCCGCGCGTCCGAGCCCTTCAAGGAATGACACCGAGATCATGTTCGATACAGGATCGTCGGACGGCCCAAGGGCACGGTCGAGTTCACCGAGCAAGCTTGTCACGGTTGTGGGGTCGGCAGCGAGCGTCTCGCAGGCCCAACGCTTCACGTCAGCCATCAGGACGTGGCCGAGGAGCTCACCGTAATCAGCCTCGTGAGCAGCACGCAACGCGGCGATCGCGGGAACTGCGCTCTGGAGGCGATCGAAGAACTCCTTCTCTGGGTTCACGTAGCTCGCCTCCGTCCGGCTAACGTCAAGTTGTGCTGCGGCCGCTTCCATAAAACGCAGGTGGGCGGCCGTGCGATACCGAAAGGTACAAAAGAGCACGGCCGCCCACCTGCTTCACTAACGCGGCCGTCTGCACCAACTGCCGTTAGGGCGCCGCGCGCGGAGCACGCGCGTACCGCATGCTCCCGCAGAATCCGTCCATCTCTAACGCCCCATCTTCAACGAGTGTAAACCGGCTGGAGTATTCCCGCGTCGAAAGAGTGAGCTGCCGCCCGACGACCGAGTACCTGAACTCATGTCGGAAGTCGTAGTAGAACACGCGCGTCGAGTCGCTGTTCTGAAACCGGTCCTCGGGACGCGAGCGCTGATGCGAGCGCCACTCTCCGCGGCCGCTCGCTTGGAACAACAGCGTGTCTCCAAGGAAGTACATCTCCGCGCCCTCCGCCGCCATCAGCGGCATACAGCGAACCAATAGGTTCTCTGTCGTATCAAGGGCGACGCCGCCGATCGACGAAAGGACGAACAGCTGCGGGGCCGGCCCGGGTCCGAGGAGGTCGCTGCAGCCGGTCGCGATGAGTAGCGGAACGAGGAACACCGCTGCCGCGCGAACGGCGCCTGCCGCTCGTGCTCGGAACCGAATCGCAGAGACGTGCAGGGTGTGCATCGATGCCTCTCTGGTCGCCCTAACGTCGAGTTGTGCTGTGGCCGACGGGTGCGGCCGACCAATGAGGGCCGCCACCCAGCGGCCCTGCCCACTGTCGTTAGGTGGTACCGGGCGATCCCCAGTGCGGGTCGACGCTCGGCCGGCGGCCAGACGGCGGAGTTTGCGCCGCCCGGGGGCGGGGGGGGTGGGGGGGGGGGTGCCCGGGGGGGGGGGCGGGGGGGGGGGGGGGGGGGCGCGAGGGGGGGGGGGGGGGGGGGGGGGGGGGCGCTGAGCGGGTGCGCAGCCACCAGCCACCCAACCGGCACGGCAGATTGCCCTAACGCGGTGCCGGCCGCTTTCATAAAATGCGGTTGGGCGGCCGTGCGGTACCTTCAGGTACGATAAAGCACGGCCGGCCAACCGCTACCCCAGCGCGGCCGTCTGCACCAACTGCCGTTATGCCGCCGGCACGAGACCCCGCTCTACTCCGCCTGCAACACGACCGCGGGGTCGATCTCTGACACGGTGCGTGCTTGTAGGTACGCGATTCCCCCGACGAGCAGTAGGACGGCGGAGGCGACCAGCGCAACAAGAGTCATCGCAATCGCCCCCCAGCCTGCTCCACTCACGTCACCCAGCTGGGAGTCACGCACCATCGACGCGCCGACCGTCAGCAGAAGGATCATCGACAGCACGCCGCCAGCAGTCGCGCCGATAAACCCAAGCTTCGTCGCATCGCGCACGACCAGCCGCACGAGCGCCGCCGGCTGCGCCCCGAGGGCCAAGCGGATGCCGAACTCATGGCGTCTCCTGCGCAGCGCCTCGCGCACGACGGCTGCCACGCCGACGAGCGCGAGAGCAATCGCGATAGCGCATGTGACGAAGATCGTCTGCGACACCATTCGGCCGAGATCGAGATCACCGGCGCGATTGAGATGGTTGCGCAGTGATCCGATGAACTCAATCACGGCAGACGGATGCGACACCTCGATGCTCTGCCGAAGTGTTCCAAGGGCGACTTCGTCGGTCGCACGAGGAAGGACTGCGATTGCAAAGCCGGGCGGCGAGGAGAAGTCTTGACCAAGCACTTCCCCTTGGGCGAGCGGGCGGAACATGATGCTGAAGCGGGGGGAGCCGGACGTGGCATACCGACCGGCCAGGCCGTGCAACGGCTGCGTGTTCTCAACGACCCCAACGACCGTCATCCACGGCGCCGGCTCCGAGGGCGGACCAAGCTTGATTCGGCGTCCGAGCGGGTCTTGTCCGGGCCACAGTTGCGCGCACGCGGCCTCGGTCAGGATGACGACGGGCTGCGCACCGTACGTGTCGGAGGCATCAAACGCTCTGCCACGAGTGATGCGCAGATCTAGCGTACGGAACATCTCGGGGTCTACATCGAATGACCAGGAAGGAGAGCCAGCGTAGCGCTGAGGCGCTCCTACTCCCTCGAGCGTGATCGCCTCGTCTGGCGTTCTGCCCACATTGGGATAGAAGGTGCCCCAAGCGGTTGCGGCCGCAATCGCCGGCGTCGAGCGCAAGCGTGACAGGAGGTCCGCCACAAGCACCTGTCGGTCCGCAGGGCTTAGGGATGGGGGCAGCGAGACGCTGGCGAAGGAGACGCCGTCCACTCGAAACGCGAGTGCCGCGCGTTGCGAGCTTGCGTACGTACCATAGAGGAACGCGGCGGAGACGCTGAGCAAGAGTGCAACCGCGACCTCTACGACCACGAGCCCATTTCGAACGCGTCCAACAGCTCGCGTTTCGATACTGCCTCCTGCTCTGAGTAGGGCTCCGACGTCCTGGCCAGCGAGCAAGGGCGGAAGTGCCGCCGCGAGCGTTGCGGACAGCAGGCCGACCCCGAGCGCGACCACGAGGCCCGGCGATCCGATGGCGATCTGATCCACTCCCGCGCGCTCAAACCATCCGATCCACGCTATGAGTTTCAGGATGCCAGCGGCCATGCCAAAGCCGGCGAGTCCGCCGAGCACACCGACCAGCACCGCTTCGACGACGAATGGACGTGCCAGTTGGATGCCGGTTGAGCCGAGCGCGACGCGGACCGCTATGCCGTGCCTCCTCTCGACTGCCCGGCCGAGGAAGAGCACGAGCGTGTTGAGCGTGGCGATTAGAAAGAGACAGGCGCTGCCGGCGAGTAGCACGAAGGTGCCTCGACCCATCGCGGGGCGAAGAATACTCGCCACCGAGCGCACCCACGCGCGGGAAGGAGCGCCAGTTGAGGCACCATCCGAAGGCGACTGTGCCTTTGCGATTGCGAGAAGCTGTGGCATCGCAGACTGGGTCTTGGCGCGAGCAAGTAGTGAATAGGCCCGCCGCGCGCCGGGTGGTGGAAACTCCGCGTCGAGCACCCACAACTGCGCCTGACTCGGATAGTCGATCACCGATGGCATGACGCCCACGACGCGGAACTCTCGCTCGGACACCAGCACCGAACGACCAATGAGTGCGGTATCACCGCCGAAGTAGCGATCCCACAGTCCGTGGCTGAGTATCACGCTACCCGGCTGGCGCTCCAGAGCATCCGGGACGGGCGCGCGAAACCGCGGTAGGGATCCAAGAGTCCGGAAGAACCCCGTATCGACCGCCGCTGCGGTCGCTCGAATGGCGCCGGCTGGTGTCACAATCGTCAACGGCATCGTGCGCCAGCGCGCCACGGCGGCGACGCGGCTTAGCTCGCGCGACCATGCGTCAGCTGTCGCCGAACTGAGTACGTCTGGCGGGGGGGAGGCATCGTCAGCAGTGACGGCGAACGCCAATGCGCATACCGACGCCAAGCGCAGTACGAAAGAAGCGAGGAGAGGGCGGAAACCGGGGGCGAGATGACGCCACGGAGTCGGACGTCGCTTACCGTGCCACCGAAGAAAGCTTCGCACCGAGGTCCTCGGCTGGAGATCGAGCGCAGAGGTGCTCCTCTTCGGAGCGCGAGACCTGACTGGGTCGGCATAACGTCAGGTTGTGGCGCGGGGCCGTCCTAGATGCGGGGGGCGGCCGCAGTGACGGCGACGCCAATGCGCCTGGCCACACACGCCAAGCGCAGCCGAACTGTCAAGCGCTGCGGTCCCGGGCGAGATCGAGTGCGAACGCGGACCACGAGCGCGGCTGACTCCTGCGGCTCGGCAACTCAATGGCGCGATCTGACTCGCGCCGGCGGCAGGGGAGGGTCCGGCCCTGGGGCGGCCCGGGGGGGGCGAGCGCAATCGGACGTCGCTTACCGGGCCACCGACGAAAGCGCCGCACCGAGGTCCGCTCGGCGCTGGCGGGAGATCGAGCGCAGAGAGTGGCGGCACTTCGAGCGAGACCTGACTCGGGTCCAGCTAACGTTCTATTCACCTGCAAGATATCCTACCCCC
This window of the Gemmatimonadota bacterium genome carries:
- a CDS encoding ABC transporter permease, whose product is MAFAVTADDASPPPDVLSSATADAWSRELSRVAAVARWRTMPLTIVTPAGAIRATAAAVDTGFFRTLGSLPRFRAPVPDALERQPGSVILSHGLWDRYFGGDTALIGRSVLVSEREFRVVGVMPSVIDYPSQAQLWVLDAEFPPPGARRAYSLLARAKTQSAMPQLLAIAKAQSPSDGASTGAPSRAWVRSVASILRPAMGRGTFVLLAGSACLFLIATLNTLVLFLGRAVERRHGIAVRVALGSTGIQLARPFVVEAVLVGVLGGLAGFGMAAGILKLIAWIGWFERAGVDQIAIGSPGLVVALGVGLLSATLAAALPPLLAGQDVGALLRAGGSIETRAVGRVRNGLVVVEVAVALLLSVSAAFLYGTYASSQRAALAFRVDGVSFASVSLPPSLSPADRQVLVADLLSRLRSTPAIAAATAWGTFYPNVGRTPDEAITLEGVGAPQRYAGSPSWSFDVDPEMFRTLDLRITRGRAFDASDTYGAQPVVILTEAACAQLWPGQDPLGRRIKLGPPSEPAPWMTVVGVVENTQPLHGLAGRYATSGSPRFSIMFRPLAQGEVLGQDFSSPPGFAIAVLPRATDEVALGTLRQSIEVSHPSAVIEFIGSLRNHLNRAGDLDLGRMVSQTIFVTCAIAIALALVGVAAVVREALRRRRHEFGIRLALGAQPAALVRLVVRDATKLGFIGATAGGVLSMILLLTVGASMVRDSQLGDVSGAGWGAIAMTLVALVASAVLLLVGGIAYLQARTVSEIDPAVVLQAE